A region from the Hydrogenimonas sp. genome encodes:
- a CDS encoding (S)-2-hydroxy-acid oxidase: MIEAKHIESLTQIVGEENIYSDKAHLIAYSYDATRERFEPDAVVFPRDENDVSEILRYCNENRIVIVPRGAGSGFTGGALPSSGGIVLAMEKHMNKILEIDMDNMVAVVQPGVINMDLQKAVEAKGLFYPPDPASQEYSTIGGNVSENAGGMRAAKYGITKDYVMAIRAVRPNGDIIRAGKKTIKDVAGYNIAGILIASEGTLAVITEITLKLIAKPKLKKTAMGIFPSVDSAMEAVYKTMASGVTPVAMEFLDNLTIRAVEQKYSKGLPTEAGAILITDVDGNLPEEIGYQMDVIERVFMENGCMEFKKARDDAEAADLWFARRNASQSITVYGSKKINEDITVPRSVLPELLRHINDVANRYKVKIPCFGHTGDGNVHTNVMVDGSDPEQLEIGHRAIEEIFKITVDLGGTLSGEHGIGLSKAPFMHLAFTEEEMNLFRDIKRAFDPNNILNPGKMAL, encoded by the coding sequence ATGATAGAGGCAAAGCATATAGAGAGTCTCACGCAGATTGTCGGCGAAGAGAACATATACAGCGACAAGGCGCACCTCATCGCATACTCCTACGACGCCACCAGGGAGCGCTTCGAACCGGATGCGGTGGTTTTCCCCCGCGACGAGAACGATGTGAGCGAAATACTCAGATACTGTAACGAAAACCGTATAGTCATCGTACCCCGCGGTGCCGGAAGCGGGTTCACCGGCGGCGCACTCCCCTCCAGCGGCGGCATCGTTCTTGCGATGGAGAAGCATATGAACAAGATCCTCGAGATCGATATGGACAATATGGTAGCCGTTGTGCAGCCGGGGGTCATAAACATGGATCTGCAAAAAGCAGTGGAGGCCAAAGGGCTCTTCTATCCGCCCGACCCCGCGAGCCAGGAGTACTCCACCATAGGGGGCAATGTAAGTGAAAACGCCGGCGGCATGAGAGCGGCAAAATACGGCATCACCAAAGACTATGTCATGGCTATACGCGCCGTAAGGCCGAACGGTGACATAATACGGGCCGGGAAAAAGACGATAAAAGATGTCGCCGGCTACAATATCGCCGGTATCCTTATAGCCAGCGAAGGAACACTCGCCGTAATAACGGAAATAACCCTCAAACTGATAGCCAAACCGAAACTGAAAAAGACGGCGATGGGCATCTTCCCGAGCGTAGACAGTGCGATGGAGGCCGTCTACAAGACGATGGCGAGCGGGGTGACGCCGGTGGCCATGGAGTTTCTGGACAACCTTACGATACGCGCGGTTGAGCAGAAGTACAGCAAAGGGCTGCCGACGGAGGCCGGCGCCATACTCATAACCGACGTCGACGGGAACCTTCCGGAGGAGATAGGCTACCAGATGGATGTGATAGAGCGGGTCTTCATGGAGAACGGCTGCATGGAGTTCAAGAAGGCGCGCGACGACGCCGAAGCTGCCGATCTATGGTTTGCACGCCGAAACGCGAGCCAGTCCATAACGGTCTACGGAAGCAAGAAGATCAACGAAGATATCACGGTTCCAAGATCGGTTCTGCCCGAACTGCTCAGGCATATCAACGACGTTGCAAACAGGTACAAGGTGAAAATCCCATGTTTCGGCCATACCGGTGACGGCAATGTCCATACGAACGTCATGGTGGACGGCTCAGACCCAGAACAGCTTGAAATCGGCCACAGGGCGATAGAGGAGATATTCAAGATAACCGTCGATCTCGGCGGGACTCTGAGCGGGGAGCACGGCATAGGCCTTTCGAAAGCGCCATTCATGCATCTGGCTTTCACGGAGGAGGAGATGAACCTTTTCAGGGATATCAAGAGAGCCTTCGACCCGAACAACATTCTGAATCCGGGGAAGATGGCTCTTTAA
- a CDS encoding membrane proteins related to metalloendopeptidases, giving the protein MGYFEMKRYNLMPRLLIIITLFAAFAAASVVERAPWPQGESFLHFLERHGIPQSIYWDLDKEDKELCEEIRAGVPYYTMYDDNRSVIEQVLIPLNEELQIHLKKSGSGYTFEMIPVAYRQITESFAIPIERSPYQDIIKATNNRALAYAFVDAFKNSFDFTRLRKGDMLAIVYTEKIRLGRTYGIPVIEAAMIERRKKPYYLFRFNDRYYDEKGREVEGFIFRKPVNRVRITSRFTLRRYHPVLKRYRAHLGVDFGGRTGTPVMAAADGRVKFAGRLGGYGNVIKIRHRDGFMTLYAHLHKFRRGIRSGKYVKKGQVIGYIGSTGMSTGPHLHFGLYKNGRPVNPLGVIRIAKKTIYGKTRKKFLRYASQMKEQIKEAIDTNATPTKMDDLSEAMMPFVRNTRIGG; this is encoded by the coding sequence ATGGGCTATTTTGAAATGAAGCGATACAACCTGATGCCCAGACTTCTCATTATTATCACTCTTTTTGCCGCTTTCGCGGCCGCATCCGTCGTAGAAAGGGCGCCGTGGCCGCAGGGGGAGAGCTTTCTCCATTTTCTGGAGCGGCACGGCATACCGCAGTCTATCTACTGGGACCTGGACAAAGAGGATAAAGAGCTTTGCGAAGAGATCCGTGCCGGCGTGCCCTACTATACGATGTACGACGACAACAGGAGCGTCATAGAGCAGGTGTTGATACCCCTGAACGAAGAGCTTCAGATACACCTCAAAAAGAGCGGCAGCGGCTACACCTTCGAGATGATCCCTGTCGCCTACAGGCAGATAACGGAGAGTTTCGCCATCCCCATAGAGCGCTCACCCTACCAGGATATCATAAAGGCGACGAACAACAGGGCTCTTGCATATGCGTTCGTGGACGCTTTCAAAAACAGTTTCGATTTTACTAGGCTTAGAAAAGGCGATATGCTGGCCATAGTATATACAGAAAAGATCCGATTGGGACGTACGTACGGCATTCCGGTTATCGAAGCGGCCATGATAGAGAGGCGTAAAAAGCCCTACTATCTCTTCAGGTTCAACGACCGGTACTACGACGAGAAGGGGAGAGAGGTAGAGGGGTTCATATTCAGAAAACCGGTAAACCGTGTCCGGATTACATCCCGCTTCACACTGAGACGTTACCACCCCGTGCTGAAGCGCTACAGGGCCCATCTGGGTGTAGATTTCGGCGGGCGTACCGGGACTCCGGTCATGGCAGCCGCTGACGGACGTGTGAAGTTCGCCGGACGCCTCGGAGGATACGGTAACGTCATCAAGATCAGGCACAGAGACGGTTTTATGACGCTCTATGCACACCTTCACAAGTTCAGAAGGGGCATAAGAAGCGGCAAATATGTCAAGAAGGGGCAGGTCATAGGCTATATAGGCTCGACGGGAATGAGCACCGGCCCCCACCTTCACTTCGGACTCTACAAAAACGGGCGGCCCGTAAACCCGCTCGGGGTTATCAGGATCGCGAAAAAGACCATCTACGGCAAGACGCGCAAAAAGTTCCTCCGCTACGCTTCACAGATGAAAGAGCAGATAAAAGAGGCGATAGATACAAACGCCACTCCTACGAAAATGGATGATCTTTCCGAGGCGATGATGCCGTTTGTACGCAACACGAGGATAGGCGGTTGA
- a CDS encoding uridine diphosphate glucose pyrophosphatase, translating to MIENFRIEPLTDSHFIKPALARYEQDGVQKSWEIVQAHDSVAVLLYERERDIFILVRQFRPAVYMRDGSGYTYELCAGIVDKEVSLEQIAKEEIEEECGYDVPLSRIERITSFYTSVGFAGSKQTLYFAEVDEKMRVHNGGGIDMEQIEVVELPAAEARSFIYDESKPKTPGLMFAFMWFFDRTSL from the coding sequence TTGATAGAGAATTTCCGCATAGAGCCGCTTACCGATTCGCACTTCATAAAGCCCGCGCTGGCCAGGTATGAACAAGACGGTGTCCAAAAGAGCTGGGAGATAGTGCAGGCGCACGACAGCGTTGCGGTACTTCTTTATGAAAGAGAGCGGGACATTTTTATACTGGTAAGGCAGTTCAGACCTGCCGTCTATATGCGCGACGGCAGCGGCTACACCTACGAGCTGTGCGCAGGTATAGTGGACAAAGAGGTCTCCCTGGAACAGATAGCGAAAGAGGAGATCGAAGAGGAGTGCGGTTACGACGTTCCGTTGAGCCGGATAGAGAGAATCACCTCGTTCTATACCTCTGTAGGCTTTGCAGGCTCGAAGCAGACACTCTATTTTGCGGAAGTGGATGAAAAGATGCGGGTGCATAACGGGGGCGGTATAGATATGGAGCAGATCGAAGTGGTGGAGCTGCCTGCAGCCGAGGCCCGCTCTTTCATTTACGACGAATCGAAGCCCAAGACACCTGGGCTGATGTTTGCGTTTATGTGGTTTTTCGACAGAACTAGTCTATAA
- a CDS encoding N-carbamoylputrescine amidase, producing MKTALLQHSVKEDKKSTLKATADMVEQAAAKGAELVVLQELHQTPYFCKHEDTGLFDLAESYEADVAYWSGIAKSCGTVLVTSLFEKRAPGLYHNTSVVFEKDGSVAGKYRKMHIPDDPGFYEKFYFTPGDLGFEPIDTSVGRLGVLVCWDQWYPEAARLMALRGAEILIYPTAIGWFDSDSEAEKRRQKDAWRTVQRGHAIANGLPLVAVNRVGFEKDESGALEGIRFWGGSFVCGPQGEMLAEASEDRDEILYCDIDLERGEEVRRWWPFLRDRRIDAYEGLLKRFID from the coding sequence ATGAAAACTGCACTCTTGCAGCACTCTGTGAAAGAGGATAAAAAAAGTACTCTGAAAGCGACCGCCGATATGGTTGAGCAAGCCGCCGCAAAGGGGGCTGAGCTGGTGGTGCTGCAGGAGCTTCACCAGACCCCCTACTTCTGCAAACACGAAGATACCGGCCTTTTCGATCTGGCCGAATCCTACGAAGCCGATGTCGCATACTGGTCCGGTATCGCAAAAAGCTGCGGCACGGTTCTTGTTACATCGCTCTTTGAAAAGCGTGCTCCCGGTCTCTACCACAACACCTCCGTAGTATTCGAAAAGGATGGCTCCGTTGCCGGAAAGTACCGCAAAATGCACATTCCGGATGATCCCGGCTTTTATGAAAAGTTCTACTTCACACCGGGCGACCTGGGCTTCGAGCCAATAGATACATCCGTAGGCAGGCTGGGAGTGCTGGTCTGCTGGGACCAGTGGTACCCGGAGGCCGCCAGACTCATGGCGCTCCGCGGGGCGGAGATTCTGATCTACCCCACGGCCATAGGGTGGTTCGACTCCGACAGCGAAGCTGAAAAGAGGCGCCAGAAAGATGCCTGGAGAACCGTTCAGCGGGGCCATGCCATAGCCAACGGACTCCCTCTTGTAGCCGTAAACCGCGTAGGTTTCGAAAAGGATGAGAGCGGGGCTTTGGAGGGTATAAGATTTTGGGGAGGCAGCTTCGTCTGCGGGCCCCAGGGCGAGATGCTTGCCGAAGCTTCGGAAGATAGAGATGAGATTTTATACTGCGATATAGACCTTGAAAGAGGCGAAGAGGTTCGACGCTGGTGGCCATTTCTGAGAGACCGCCGTATAGACGCATACGAAGGGCTTCTGAAAAGGTTTATAGACTAG
- a CDS encoding undecaprenyl-phosphate galactosephosphotransferase, with amino-acid sequence MKEILSKVIFIFVDIAAIVLSLILAYQLRNLIDFFDILDITHTIDVLNYLNFWPIYTITIAILAYEGIYTHRYDFWHESRLIFKGLFFSLIIVLAYLALTKSVQNYSRIVIVLSFILMAFLIPFLKIITKTLLYRIRIWQKPVKVYANDEFLKKELFSNPYLGYVPANKKEPKTVFINSSNGTINKLSHLIDSELQNRHEVNFIPLMNDYDLTQSHIYSLFNTRTNLIVFQNRLKSKYRQLLQCLFNYTLAIILLPILLPIIGIIAILVKKESPGPVFFVHTRVGKNSKSIPTLKFRSMYVDADKRLEKLLKENPEIKDEWEKNFKLKNDPRVTKIGAFLRKTSLDELPQIFNILRGDMYFVGPRPVIQKEIEQYYKENAVYYYMVKPGITGLWQVSGRSDTDYDFRVKIDKWYVINWSIWLDIIILFKTVKVVLKREGAY; translated from the coding sequence ATGAAAGAGATACTATCCAAAGTTATTTTCATTTTTGTCGATATCGCTGCTATTGTTTTATCATTGATTCTAGCTTATCAACTGCGGAATCTTATTGATTTTTTTGATATTTTGGACATCACTCACACAATCGATGTTTTGAACTACCTGAACTTCTGGCCGATCTACACAATAACAATTGCCATATTGGCTTATGAAGGAATATACACTCACCGCTACGACTTCTGGCATGAAAGCCGGCTGATTTTCAAAGGGCTTTTTTTCAGCCTGATTATCGTTTTGGCATATCTGGCATTGACAAAAAGTGTACAAAACTATTCCCGCATTGTCATTGTTCTATCGTTCATATTGATGGCATTCTTGATCCCTTTTCTAAAAATAATAACAAAAACTCTCCTTTACAGGATACGTATATGGCAAAAACCTGTCAAAGTTTATGCAAATGACGAATTTTTGAAAAAGGAGCTTTTCAGCAATCCATATCTTGGATATGTACCTGCAAATAAAAAAGAGCCGAAGACCGTTTTTATCAACTCTTCCAACGGCACCATAAATAAATTGAGCCACTTGATTGATAGTGAACTGCAAAACAGACATGAAGTCAACTTCATTCCCCTTATGAATGACTATGATTTGACCCAGTCTCATATATATTCTCTCTTCAATACAAGGACCAACCTTATCGTTTTTCAGAATAGACTGAAATCGAAGTACAGACAACTACTTCAATGTTTGTTTAATTATACTTTGGCAATTATATTACTGCCGATTTTACTTCCAATTATCGGGATAATAGCAATTCTTGTAAAAAAAGAGTCTCCAGGTCCTGTTTTTTTTGTTCATACCAGAGTAGGGAAAAACAGCAAGTCTATACCTACCTTGAAGTTCAGAAGTATGTATGTAGATGCCGATAAAAGGCTGGAAAAACTTTTAAAAGAGAATCCTGAAATAAAAGATGAGTGGGAAAAAAACTTTAAACTAAAAAATGACCCGAGAGTAACGAAAATAGGAGCTTTTTTGAGAAAAACCTCACTTGATGAGCTTCCTCAAATATTCAACATTCTTCGGGGAGATATGTATTTTGTAGGTCCAAGACCTGTAATTCAAAAAGAGATCGAACAGTACTATAAAGAGAATGCAGTCTACTATTATATGGTCAAACCGGGAATAACCGGACTTTGGCAGGTTAGCGGACGAAGCGATACAGATTATGATTTCAGAGTGAAAATTGATAAATGGTATGTAATAAACTGGTCTATTTGGCTGGACATAATAATCCTTTTTAAAACTGTAAAAGTAGTGCTTAAAAGAGAAGGAGCTTACTGA
- a CDS encoding mobile element protein, producing the protein MVRPDQKRAAVRMMQAHNVSQRRACQEIGVSRSSMVYKPRQPFKDEVLAESVKALSEKYPRFGYRRIGVMLGWEMNETINAKRIYRLWTMLNLQLPKKRPRRRRPGTDPIKLQSGHINHVWSYDFVSDRAANGQKLKILVVVDEYTRECLALEVAASIRTHHLIDTLSRLMTLYGRPKFIRSDNGPEFTAKAVIQWLTDNDIGPAFIKPGSPWQNAYVESFNGKFRDECLNREWFYNRKEAAVIIEKWRNHYNHERPHSSLDKQPPAKVSGRKYVA; encoded by the coding sequence GTGGTAAGGCCCGACCAGAAGCGTGCAGCGGTGCGGATGATGCAAGCGCACAACGTCTCGCAACGGCGGGCCTGCCAGGAGATCGGCGTGAGCCGGTCGAGTATGGTCTACAAACCGAGACAGCCCTTCAAGGACGAGGTGCTGGCCGAATCGGTCAAAGCGCTCAGCGAGAAATATCCCCGTTTCGGCTATCGCCGCATCGGTGTGATGCTGGGTTGGGAAATGAACGAGACGATCAACGCTAAGCGGATCTATCGCCTATGGACAATGCTGAACCTGCAGCTGCCGAAGAAGCGTCCCAGGCGCAGACGTCCGGGAACCGACCCGATCAAACTGCAATCCGGGCATATCAATCATGTCTGGAGCTACGATTTCGTCAGCGACCGTGCCGCCAATGGGCAGAAGCTCAAGATTCTGGTGGTCGTAGACGAATACACAAGAGAATGCCTGGCACTGGAGGTAGCGGCTTCCATCAGGACGCACCATCTCATCGATACGCTCTCTCGCCTGATGACACTGTACGGCAGGCCCAAATTCATCCGCAGTGACAATGGGCCGGAGTTCACGGCTAAGGCGGTTATTCAATGGCTGACAGACAATGATATCGGTCCGGCTTTCATCAAGCCAGGCTCTCCCTGGCAGAACGCCTATGTGGAAAGCTTCAATGGAAAATTCAGGGACGAGTGTCTGAACAGGGAGTGGTTTTACAATCGGAAAGAGGCCGCTGTCATCATCGAAAAATGGCGAAATCATTACAATCACGAACGACCGCACAGCTCACTGGACAAACAGCCACCGGCCAAGGTTTCAGGCAGAAAATATGTCGCCTGA
- a CDS encoding mobile element protein — MKKRFSEEQIVKILQEAERAATDQEVIRKHNISDTTFYRWKKLYGGMGVSEVKRLKELERENARLKKLLAEQILVNDALKDVVEKKW, encoded by the coding sequence ATGAAGAAACGATTTAGTGAAGAGCAGATCGTCAAAATTTTGCAGGAGGCGGAGCGGGCCGCGACAGACCAGGAGGTCATCCGAAAGCACAATATATCCGATACGACGTTCTACCGGTGGAAAAAGCTCTATGGAGGCATGGGGGTTTCCGAGGTCAAGCGGCTCAAAGAGCTCGAAAGGGAGAACGCCAGGCTGAAAAAGCTGCTGGCGGAGCAGATACTCGTCAACGATGCGCTGAAGGATGTTGTCGAAAAAAAGTGGTAA
- a CDS encoding mannose-1-phosphate guanylyltransferase: MTNIILCGGSGTRLWPISRTLMPKQFVKLFDDSSLFQLTLRRNRKLCEEQLIVSNSEQYFPALDQLEELGVADNRFLLEPIGRNTAPAIALACFALGGEDLVLVTPSDHLIKDEKAYTAAVKRAEQLAKEGFLVTFGIEPSYPETGFGYIEADREDVKSFKEKPDIETAERYLKRNGSQNGKDESRFYWNSGMFCFKVETFLEELKANAPEIYEASKMAYENSKSTEKGLIRIKHEDMAAIPEESIDYAVMEKSGKVKVVPCDIGWSDLGSFDALYDELPKDENGNTHNPAHVPLNSKNNLVLGSERTIATIDVEDLIIVDTADALLISRKGSSQKVKQVVNTLKQSGSDLPTVHLTAHRPWGTYTVLENTPGYKIKRIVVKPGKRLSLQKHFHRSEHWIVVSGTATVTVGDETKLIRPNESTYIKMGEVHRLANEGKIPVVLIEAQVGEYTGEDDIVRLDDDFSRN, from the coding sequence ATGACCAACATAATCCTCTGCGGTGGTAGCGGTACCAGGCTATGGCCTATCAGCAGAACTTTGATGCCCAAGCAGTTTGTAAAGCTTTTCGATGACAGCTCTCTTTTCCAACTCACGCTCAGACGGAACCGGAAGCTGTGTGAAGAGCAGCTTATTGTCTCAAACTCCGAGCAGTACTTTCCTGCACTGGACCAGCTCGAAGAGCTTGGGGTGGCAGACAACAGATTTCTTCTTGAGCCGATCGGCCGAAATACCGCCCCGGCCATTGCCCTGGCCTGTTTCGCGCTTGGCGGAGAGGATCTGGTTTTGGTAACTCCATCCGATCATCTCATAAAAGATGAAAAGGCTTATACGGCAGCTGTAAAAAGAGCCGAACAGCTTGCGAAAGAGGGTTTTCTTGTAACTTTTGGCATAGAACCGTCCTACCCCGAGACGGGATTCGGCTATATCGAGGCAGATAGGGAAGATGTAAAAAGTTTCAAAGAGAAGCCGGATATTGAAACCGCGGAGCGCTACCTGAAGAGAAACGGGTCGCAAAACGGAAAAGATGAGTCTAGATTTTACTGGAACAGCGGAATGTTCTGCTTCAAGGTTGAAACATTTCTTGAAGAGCTGAAAGCCAATGCACCTGAAATATATGAAGCCTCGAAAATGGCCTATGAAAACTCCAAAAGTACCGAAAAGGGACTTATTCGCATAAAACATGAAGATATGGCCGCGATCCCCGAAGAGAGCATAGACTATGCGGTAATGGAGAAAAGCGGGAAGGTTAAGGTAGTACCGTGCGACATAGGCTGGAGTGATCTCGGCAGCTTCGACGCTCTGTACGACGAACTGCCGAAAGATGAAAACGGAAATACGCACAACCCGGCCCATGTGCCTCTAAACTCAAAAAACAACCTCGTTCTCGGTTCTGAAAGAACCATAGCCACAATAGATGTAGAAGATCTCATAATCGTCGATACCGCCGATGCTCTGCTTATAAGCCGCAAAGGCAGTTCACAAAAGGTGAAGCAGGTTGTCAACACTCTTAAACAAAGCGGGTCGGATCTTCCTACGGTTCACCTTACGGCCCACCGCCCGTGGGGAACCTATACTGTACTTGAAAATACACCTGGCTACAAGATAAAAAGAATCGTGGTAAAACCCGGAAAACGGCTCAGCCTGCAGAAACATTTTCATCGCAGCGAGCACTGGATAGTGGTCAGCGGCACCGCTACAGTCACGGTCGGAGACGAAACGAAACTCATACGCCCGAACGAATCGACATACATAAAGATGGGTGAAGTCCACCGCCTGGCGAATGAAGGAAAGATTCCGGTAGTTCTTATAGAAGCGCAGGTGGGCGAGTATACCGGAGAAGATGACATAGTACGCCTGGATGACGACTTCAGCCGTAACTGA
- a CDS encoding glycosyltransferase produces MKKALIHDWFSIYAGAEKCVESFTNIWDDFDIYSLIDFLNEDDRSTILKGKKAKTSFIQRLPKAKEKYRNYLPLFPFAIEQFDLTEYDVILSSSHAVAKGVLTDSNQLHISYVHTPIRYAWDLYHQYLKESGLDHGVKGILAKYFLHKIRNWDVGTANRVDYYIANSNYIAKRIKKIYAKEATVIYPPVDVEKFQLCKQKEDYYLTASRMVPYKKIDLIVEAFSQTDRKLVVIGTGPDMEKIKAKAGKNVELLGYQSDETMVDMMQKAKAFVFAAEEDFGITPVEAQACGTPVICLGKGGTKETVINRVTGVHFENQDIRDLLDAVNYFEANEKLFEPIKIREHALKFGRERFENEIKLFVDEKYKQFKAGADQK; encoded by the coding sequence ATGAAAAAAGCACTCATTCACGACTGGTTCAGCATATATGCCGGAGCGGAAAAATGCGTTGAGAGTTTCACAAACATTTGGGATGACTTCGACATATACAGCCTGATAGACTTTCTAAATGAAGATGACAGGAGCACTATTTTAAAAGGCAAAAAGGCAAAAACATCTTTTATACAGAGGCTGCCGAAGGCAAAAGAGAAATACCGAAACTATCTTCCGCTGTTTCCGTTTGCCATAGAGCAGTTTGATCTAACCGAATATGACGTGATTCTTTCATCATCTCATGCTGTAGCGAAAGGTGTGCTTACCGACTCGAACCAACTACATATAAGCTATGTTCACACCCCCATACGTTATGCATGGGACCTATACCATCAATATCTAAAAGAGAGCGGACTTGATCACGGAGTTAAAGGTATTTTGGCGAAATATTTTTTGCACAAAATCAGAAACTGGGATGTAGGTACGGCTAACCGGGTCGATTACTACATAGCAAACTCGAACTACATAGCAAAGCGCATCAAAAAGATCTACGCAAAAGAGGCCACTGTAATATATCCGCCGGTAGATGTGGAAAAATTTCAGCTCTGTAAGCAAAAAGAGGATTACTATTTAACCGCTTCCAGAATGGTTCCATACAAAAAAATTGATCTGATCGTTGAAGCGTTCAGCCAAACGGACAGAAAACTGGTAGTTATAGGCACCGGACCGGATATGGAGAAGATAAAAGCCAAAGCCGGGAAGAACGTAGAGCTTCTTGGATACCAGAGTGATGAAACAATGGTTGATATGATGCAAAAGGCCAAAGCTTTTGTCTTTGCTGCAGAAGAGGACTTTGGCATTACACCGGTTGAAGCACAGGCCTGCGGAACACCGGTAATATGCCTAGGAAAAGGAGGGACAAAAGAGACTGTAATAAATAGAGTTACGGGTGTACATTTCGAAAACCAAGATATCCGGGATCTATTGGATGCCGTCAATTATTTCGAAGCAAACGAAAAACTGTTTGAACCGATTAAAATCAGAGAACATGCTCTAAAATTTGGACGAGAACGTTTTGAAAATGAGATAAAATTATTTGTAGACGAAAAATATAAACAATTCAAGGCAGGAGCGGACCAGAAATGA
- a CDS encoding putative deacetylase sulfotransferase, with translation MKLDFVYIGPDKSGSTWLYNILAEHPDVFVPIAKDIYFFDRYYHRGLSWYEKFFKSAPEQCVVGEISHDYMFDPEAIRRIHQNYPDAKLLTILRNPYEKVWSQYLFLIRSGITNKPFASAIEEIDELTEKCLYGKYLSKYLKEFDPKKIKILFFDNLKKDPKKFAHEIFNFLEIKQDIDLNYYEKTLPASRPRNFYLAKLAKKSAILLREMGLINLLGLVKSNKIVQNLLYQPYKNHDKPKMQPSDYALVRDLFEEDIALLEQTLKIDLSHWKRGS, from the coding sequence ATGAAACTGGATTTTGTATATATTGGACCGGATAAATCCGGTTCCACCTGGCTTTATAATATCTTGGCAGAACATCCTGATGTTTTTGTACCGATAGCCAAAGATATTTATTTTTTCGATCGCTATTACCATCGGGGGCTTTCCTGGTATGAAAAGTTTTTTAAATCTGCACCAGAACAGTGTGTTGTAGGTGAAATTTCCCACGACTACATGTTCGATCCAGAAGCTATAAGGAGAATTCACCAAAACTATCCTGATGCAAAATTGTTAACTATTCTTAGAAACCCGTATGAAAAAGTATGGTCACAATATCTTTTCCTTATTAGAAGTGGAATTACAAATAAACCTTTTGCATCTGCAATAGAAGAAATAGATGAACTAACCGAAAAATGTCTTTATGGAAAATATCTCTCAAAGTATCTGAAAGAGTTCGACCCAAAAAAAATAAAAATTCTTTTCTTCGACAATTTGAAAAAAGATCCAAAAAAATTTGCTCACGAGATTTTTAATTTCTTGGAAATAAAACAGGATATTGACCTTAACTATTATGAAAAAACTCTTCCGGCCAGTCGTCCCAGAAACTTTTATCTGGCTAAACTTGCAAAAAAAAGCGCTATCCTTCTCCGTGAAATGGGACTGATTAATTTGCTTGGGCTGGTTAAATCAAACAAAATTGTTCAAAATCTTTTGTATCAGCCATACAAAAACCACGATAAACCAAAAATGCAACCAAGTGATTATGCTCTTGTCAGAGATCTATTCGAAGAAGACATTGCGCTTTTGGAGCAAACTCTAAAAATTGATCTTTCACACTGGAAAAGAGGAAGTTAA